A single region of the Streptomyces sp. ITFR-16 genome encodes:
- the clpS gene encoding ATP-dependent Clp protease adapter ClpS — protein sequence MSVAPVEIERPESAEDSLVVPEPDVPWVTLVHNDPVNLMSYVTYVFQAYFGYSKDKAHKLMLDVHQKGRAVVSSGSREEMERDVQAMHGYGLWATLTQDRN from the coding sequence GTGAGCGTCGCCCCCGTAGAGATAGAACGTCCCGAATCGGCCGAGGACAGCCTCGTCGTCCCCGAGCCCGACGTCCCCTGGGTGACGCTGGTCCACAACGACCCGGTCAACCTCATGAGCTATGTGACCTATGTCTTCCAGGCCTACTTCGGCTACTCCAAGGACAAGGCCCACAAGCTGATGCTGGACGTCCACCAGAAGGGCCGCGCCGTCGTCTCCAGCGGCAGCCGCGAGGAGATGGAACGCGACGTCCAGGCCATGCACGGCTACGGGCTGTGGGCCACGCTCACCCAGGACCGCAACTGA
- a CDS encoding DUF2017 domain-containing protein — protein sequence MAGHFEATPGGGAAVALDEVEIAILRSLAVQLLELIGPGDEPAEGEDPLAALFAEGPSEPPSDPALARLFPEAYGDEDDELRSASAEFRRFTENDLRTRKRDDALVVVRTLDALTPAGDGAAVLTLSADESRNWLGSLNDLRLTIGTRLEVSDEDEGEEGSLYRLPDSDPRKPMVMAYLWLGALQETLVETLMP from the coding sequence ATGGCCGGCCACTTCGAGGCCACCCCCGGCGGCGGCGCGGCCGTCGCGCTCGACGAGGTGGAGATCGCGATCCTGCGCTCCCTCGCCGTCCAGCTGCTGGAGCTCATCGGCCCCGGCGACGAACCCGCCGAGGGTGAGGACCCGCTCGCCGCTCTCTTCGCCGAGGGGCCCAGCGAGCCGCCCAGCGACCCGGCCCTGGCCCGCCTCTTCCCCGAGGCCTACGGCGACGAGGACGACGAACTGCGCTCCGCCTCCGCCGAGTTCCGCCGCTTCACCGAGAACGACCTGCGCACCCGCAAGCGCGACGACGCCCTGGTCGTCGTGCGCACGCTGGATGCGCTGACCCCTGCCGGGGACGGCGCCGCCGTGCTCACGCTCAGCGCCGACGAGAGCCGCAACTGGCTCGGCTCCCTCAACGACCTCCGGCTCACCATCGGCACCCGCCTCGAGGTCTCCGACGAGGACGAGGGCGAGGAGGGCTCGCTCTACCGGCTGCCCGACAGCGACCCCCGCAAGCCCATGGTCATGGCCTATCTCTGGCTCGGCGCGCTCCAGGAGACCCTGGTCGAGACGCTGATGCCGTAG
- a CDS encoding amino acid permease, translated as MTSAQVDDKGQDGPHAAAADATTSAEGYQRALGARQIQMIAIGGAIGTGLFLGAGKAIAKAGPSLILAYAIAGLVIFFIMRALGELLMYRPVSGSFSEYAREFVGPFAGFVTGWTYWLFWVVTGITEVTAAAQYMTFWFDIPQWVSALIFTIILYGVNLISVKLFGELEFWFSMVKVTAIVGMILICAGILTLGFSDAGDTASMTHLWADGGFFPHGIKGTLMTLQIVMFAFLAVELVGVTAGESKDPKTVLPKAINTVPWRIAVFYVGALIMILSVVPWTEFSPGVSPFVHAFEKMGLGLGAGIVNFVVLTAALSSCNSGMYSTGRMLRDLALNGQGPKFFTRLTRSGTPLVGTTFSAALMLVGVWINYQWPGDAFTYVVSFATISGMWAWIMILVSQIRYRRLADRGDLPQSTFRAPGAPYTSVFALAFIGMVIVMMGIDKDARISLYCAPLWALILGVSYLVLKARNPGNKAFAGR; from the coding sequence ATGACATCGGCGCAGGTCGACGACAAGGGACAGGACGGCCCGCACGCCGCAGCCGCGGATGCCACCACCTCCGCCGAGGGCTATCAGCGAGCCCTCGGCGCCCGCCAGATCCAGATGATCGCGATCGGCGGGGCCATCGGCACCGGCCTCTTCCTCGGCGCGGGCAAAGCCATCGCCAAGGCCGGACCCAGCCTCATCCTGGCCTATGCCATCGCCGGACTGGTGATCTTCTTCATCATGCGGGCCCTGGGTGAACTCCTCATGTACCGCCCGGTCTCGGGCTCCTTCTCGGAGTACGCCCGTGAATTCGTCGGCCCCTTCGCCGGCTTTGTCACCGGCTGGACCTACTGGCTCTTCTGGGTCGTCACCGGAATCACCGAAGTCACCGCCGCGGCCCAGTACATGACCTTCTGGTTCGACATTCCGCAATGGGTGTCGGCCCTGATCTTCACGATCATTCTCTACGGCGTGAACCTGATCTCCGTGAAACTCTTCGGAGAGCTGGAGTTCTGGTTCTCCATGGTGAAGGTCACCGCCATCGTCGGCATGATCCTCATCTGCGCCGGCATTCTCACCCTCGGCTTCTCCGACGCCGGCGACACCGCGAGCATGACGCACCTGTGGGCCGACGGCGGCTTCTTCCCGCACGGCATCAAGGGCACCCTGATGACCCTGCAGATCGTGATGTTCGCCTTCCTCGCCGTCGAGCTGGTCGGTGTCACGGCGGGCGAGTCCAAGGACCCCAAGACCGTCCTGCCCAAGGCCATCAACACCGTGCCGTGGCGCATCGCCGTCTTCTACGTCGGCGCCCTGATCATGATCCTCTCGGTGGTGCCCTGGACCGAGTTCTCGCCGGGCGTCTCCCCGTTCGTCCACGCCTTCGAGAAGATGGGCCTCGGCCTCGGCGCCGGCATCGTCAACTTCGTCGTGCTGACCGCCGCGCTCTCCTCCTGCAACTCCGGGATGTACTCCACCGGCCGCATGCTGCGCGACCTCGCGCTCAACGGACAGGGCCCGAAGTTCTTCACCCGGCTGACCAGGAGCGGCACCCCGCTCGTCGGCACCACCTTCTCCGCCGCCCTCATGCTCGTCGGCGTCTGGATCAACTACCAGTGGCCCGGTGACGCCTTCACCTACGTCGTCTCCTTCGCCACCATCTCCGGCATGTGGGCCTGGATCATGATCCTGGTCAGCCAGATCCGCTACCGCCGCCTCGCCGACCGCGGGGACCTCCCGCAGTCCACCTTCCGGGCGCCCGGAGCCCCGTACACCAGCGTCTTCGCGCTCGCCTTCATCGGCATGGTCATCGTCATGATGGGCATCGACAAGGACGCCAGGATCTCGCTCTACTGCGCCCCGCTGTGGGCCCTGATCCTCGGCGTCTCCTACCTGGTCCTCAAGGCCCGCAACCCCGGGAACAAGGCCTTCGCCGGCCGCTGA
- a CDS encoding M67 family metallopeptidase, with the protein MLTITQALYDQIVAHSRADHPDEACGVVAGPAGTGRAERFVPMLNAARSPTFYEFDSADLLKLYRDMDDRDEEPVIVYHSHTATEAYPSRTDVTYANEPGAHYVLVSTADTDDAGPFQFRSYRIVDGEITEEEVEVVAAYLAD; encoded by the coding sequence ATGCTGACCATCACCCAGGCGCTGTACGACCAGATCGTCGCGCACTCCCGCGCCGACCACCCCGACGAGGCGTGCGGCGTGGTCGCCGGGCCCGCCGGCACCGGCCGCGCCGAACGCTTCGTCCCCATGCTCAACGCGGCCCGCTCGCCCACGTTCTACGAGTTCGACTCGGCCGACCTCCTCAAGCTCTACCGCGACATGGACGACCGCGACGAGGAGCCGGTGATCGTCTACCACTCGCACACCGCGACCGAGGCCTACCCCTCGCGCACCGACGTCACCTACGCCAACGAGCCCGGCGCCCACTACGTCCTCGTGTCGACCGCCGACACCGACGACGCGGGGCCCTTCCAGTTCCGCTCGTACCGCATCGTGGACGGCGAGATCACCGAGGAGGAGGTCGAGGTCGTCGCCGCGTACCTCGCCGACTGA
- a CDS encoding putative leader peptide: MVPHDVSEKTPGTLLVARLHVDLCRLSSAICTNHRAAGREA; encoded by the coding sequence ATGGTTCCCCATGACGTGAGCGAGAAGACGCCGGGCACGCTGCTCGTGGCGCGCCTGCACGTCGACCTGTGCCGCCTCTCCAGCGCGATCTGTACGAACCACCGGGCCGCCGGCCGCGAGGCCTGA
- a CDS encoding MoaD/ThiS family protein, whose protein sequence is MAIEVRIPTILRTYTDGAKAVEGNGDTLADLFTDLESRHTGIRERIVDGDQLRRFVNVYLNDEDVRFLDGISTELSDGDSITILPAVAGGMR, encoded by the coding sequence ATGGCCATCGAGGTCCGCATCCCGACCATCCTCCGCACCTACACCGACGGCGCCAAGGCCGTCGAAGGCAACGGGGACACCCTCGCCGACCTCTTCACGGACCTGGAGAGCCGCCACACGGGCATCCGTGAGCGCATCGTCGACGGCGACCAGCTCCGCCGCTTCGTCAACGTCTACCTCAACGACGAGGACGTCCGCTTCCTCGACGGCATCTCCACCGAGCTCAGCGACGGCGACAGCATCACCATCCTCCCGGCCGTCGCCGGCGGCATGCGCTGA
- a CDS encoding cysteine synthase, with translation MRFDSPLAAVGNTPLVRLPRLSPSDDVRIWAKLEDRNPTGSIKDRPALHMVEQAEKDGRLTPGCTILEPTSGNTGISLAMAARLKGYRIVCVMPENTSQERRDLLAMWGAEIISSPAAGGSNTAVRVAKELSAEHPDWVMLYQYGNPDNAGAHYATTGPEILTDLPSITHFVAGLGTTGTLMGVGRYLREHVEGIQIVAAEPRYDDLVYGLRNLDEGFVPELYDASVLTTRFSVGSADAVTRTRELLQQEGIFAGVSTGAALHAAIGVGNKAVKAGEAADIVFVVADGGWKYLSTGVYTAATTEAAIETLQGQLWA, from the coding sequence ATGCGTTTCGACAGCCCGCTCGCCGCAGTGGGCAACACCCCGCTCGTCCGCCTGCCGCGGCTGTCACCGTCGGACGACGTCCGCATCTGGGCCAAGCTGGAGGACCGCAACCCCACCGGCTCGATCAAGGACCGCCCCGCGCTCCACATGGTCGAGCAGGCGGAGAAGGACGGCCGGCTCACCCCGGGCTGCACCATCCTCGAACCCACCAGCGGCAACACCGGCATCTCGCTCGCCATGGCGGCCAGGCTCAAGGGCTACCGCATCGTCTGCGTGATGCCCGAGAACACCTCGCAGGAGCGGCGCGACCTGCTCGCCATGTGGGGCGCCGAGATCATCTCCTCCCCGGCGGCGGGCGGCTCCAACACCGCCGTGCGCGTCGCCAAGGAGCTGTCGGCCGAGCACCCCGACTGGGTGATGCTCTACCAGTACGGCAACCCGGACAACGCCGGCGCGCACTACGCCACCACCGGCCCGGAGATCCTCACCGACCTCCCCTCGATCACCCACTTCGTCGCGGGCCTCGGCACCACCGGCACGCTCATGGGTGTCGGCCGCTACCTGCGCGAACACGTCGAGGGCATCCAGATCGTCGCCGCCGAGCCGCGCTACGACGACCTGGTCTACGGGCTGCGCAACCTCGACGAGGGCTTCGTCCCCGAGCTGTACGACGCCTCGGTGCTCACCACCCGCTTCTCCGTCGGCTCCGCCGACGCCGTCACCCGCACCCGTGAACTTCTCCAGCAGGAGGGGATCTTCGCGGGCGTCTCCACGGGGGCGGCGCTGCACGCGGCGATCGGTGTGGGCAACAAGGCCGTCAAGGCCGGGGAGGCGGCCGACATCGTGTTCGTCGTCGCGGACGGCGGGTGGAAGTACCTGTCCACGGGGGTGTACACCGCGGCCACGACGGAGGCGGCGATCGAAACCCTGCAGGGCCAGCTCTGGGCGTAG
- a CDS encoding MBL fold metallo-hydrolase, whose amino-acid sequence MKLTVVGCSGSFPSAGSACSSYLVEADGFRLLLDMGNGALGELQRHVGLYDLDAIFLSHLHADHCIDMCAYFVVRYYPHDGGRPARIPVYGPDGTEQRLTTAHADTPSDHAMSEVFDFHTLKPGWFEIGPFSVRTEKLCHPVDTFGIRIEHGGSSLTYSGDTGTCEALDELAAGSDLFLCEASFVHGKEDIPDLHLNGREAGELAARAEVGRLVLTHIPPWTDAARNLSDAQEVFAGPTELAVPGAVYDI is encoded by the coding sequence ATGAAGCTCACCGTCGTCGGCTGCTCCGGCTCGTTCCCGTCCGCGGGATCGGCATGCTCGAGCTACCTCGTAGAGGCCGACGGCTTCAGGCTGCTCCTCGACATGGGCAACGGCGCCCTCGGCGAGCTGCAGCGCCACGTCGGTCTCTACGACCTCGACGCCATCTTCCTCAGCCACCTCCATGCCGATCACTGCATCGACATGTGCGCGTACTTCGTCGTCCGGTACTACCCGCACGACGGCGGCCGCCCGGCCCGTATCCCGGTCTACGGCCCCGACGGCACGGAGCAGCGGCTCACCACGGCCCACGCCGACACCCCGTCCGACCATGCGATGAGCGAGGTCTTCGACTTCCACACGCTGAAGCCGGGCTGGTTCGAGATCGGCCCCTTCTCGGTCCGTACGGAGAAGCTCTGCCACCCCGTCGACACCTTCGGCATCCGTATCGAGCACGGCGGCAGCTCGCTCACGTACTCCGGCGACACCGGCACCTGCGAGGCCCTGGACGAGCTGGCGGCGGGGAGCGACCTCTTCCTCTGCGAGGCGTCGTTCGTGCACGGCAAGGAGGACATCCCGGACCTCCACCTCAACGGCCGCGAGGCGGGGGAGCTGGCCGCCCGGGCGGAGGTGGGCCGGCTGGTGCTCACCCACATCCCGCCGTGGACCGACGCCGCCCGCAACCTCTCCGACGCCCAGGAGGTCTTCGCCGGCCCGACGGAGCTGGCGGTCCCGGGCGCGGTGTACGACATCTAG
- a CDS encoding PTS transporter subunit EIIC, translated as MSTATATAAPAKKRGSGLFQGLQKVGRSLQLPIAVLPAAGILLRLGQPDVFGDDGLGWDKVASVFATAGGAVFDNLPMLFCIGVAIGFAKKSDGSTALAGLVGFLVYSNVLKAFPVTEAVIQKGADTAATYNNPGVLGGILMGLVTAILWQKFHRTKLVDWLGFFNGRRLVPIIMAFVGVIFGVFFGLVWEPIGEGISNFGEWMTGLGSFGAGLFGLINRALIPVGMHQFVNTVSWFQLGDFTDATGAVVHGDLNRFFAHDPTAGQFMSGFFPIMMFGLPAAAIAIAHAARPERRKAVMGMMISLALTSFVTGVTEPIEFSFMFIAPVLYAIHAVLTALSMAITWALGVHAGFTFSAGFIDYALNWNLATKPWLIIPIGLVFAAIYYVVFRFAITKFNLTTPGREPEEEVEDLTKA; from the coding sequence ATGAGTACGGCCACCGCTACGGCGGCCCCCGCGAAGAAGCGGGGCTCCGGCCTGTTCCAGGGCCTGCAGAAGGTGGGACGCAGCCTTCAGCTGCCGATCGCCGTGCTGCCGGCCGCGGGCATCCTGCTCCGCCTCGGCCAGCCCGACGTCTTCGGTGACGACGGTCTCGGCTGGGACAAGGTCGCCTCCGTGTTCGCCACCGCGGGCGGCGCGGTCTTCGACAACCTTCCGATGCTCTTCTGCATCGGTGTCGCCATCGGTTTCGCCAAGAAGTCGGACGGCTCGACCGCACTCGCCGGCCTCGTCGGCTTCCTGGTCTACAGCAACGTCCTCAAGGCCTTCCCGGTCACCGAAGCGGTGATCCAGAAGGGCGCGGACACCGCGGCGACGTACAACAACCCGGGTGTCCTCGGCGGCATCCTGATGGGTCTCGTCACCGCGATCCTGTGGCAGAAGTTCCACCGCACCAAGCTGGTGGACTGGCTCGGCTTCTTCAACGGCCGCCGGCTCGTCCCGATCATCATGGCCTTCGTCGGTGTGATCTTCGGTGTCTTCTTCGGCCTGGTATGGGAGCCCATCGGTGAGGGCATATCCAACTTCGGCGAGTGGATGACCGGTCTCGGCTCCTTCGGCGCCGGCCTCTTCGGTCTGATCAACCGCGCGCTGATCCCCGTCGGCATGCACCAGTTCGTCAACACCGTCTCCTGGTTCCAGCTCGGTGACTTCACGGACGCCACCGGCGCCGTGGTCCACGGTGACCTGAACCGCTTCTTCGCCCACGACCCGACCGCCGGTCAGTTCATGTCGGGCTTCTTCCCGATCATGATGTTCGGCCTCCCGGCCGCCGCGATCGCCATCGCCCACGCCGCTCGCCCCGAGCGCCGCAAGGCCGTGATGGGCATGATGATCTCCCTCGCGCTGACCTCGTTCGTCACCGGTGTGACCGAGCCGATCGAGTTCTCGTTCATGTTCATCGCGCCGGTCCTGTACGCGATCCACGCGGTGCTGACCGCCCTGTCGATGGCCATCACCTGGGCGCTCGGCGTGCACGCCGGATTCACCTTCTCCGCGGGCTTCATCGACTACGCGCTGAACTGGAACCTGGCGACCAAGCCGTGGCTGATCATCCCGATCGGTCTCGTCTTCGCGGCGATCTACTACGTGGTCTTCCGCTTCGCCATCACCAAGTTCAACCTCACCACCCCGGGCCGTGAGCCCGAGGAGGAGGTCGAGGACCTGACCAAGGCGTAA